Part of the Tidjanibacter massiliensis genome is shown below.
CCATCGGGATTCGAACCCAAAATGACAGAACCAAAATCTGCAGTGTTACCATTACACCATGGCTCAGTTCCGTTACCGGACGACAAATGTAGCAATAAAAAATTAAAAATGAAGCATAAAATCACAGAGAGCTGTCCCGTATGCCGATTTGCTCTCCGCACCCGTATCGTTTTTCTGCAAACGGCGTACCTTGCGGAGAAATATGAAAAGATTTCCGTATTTTTGATTTTCGGATTACGGTAACGGCCGTCCGGAATATTGGCGCAGATTCGATTGCGGATAAAGATGAAGAGAGTGGCTTTAGTTCTGTCCAGCGGCGGTGCGCGGGGGTTCGCGCATATCGGAGCGATAGAGGAGTTGCAGGAACGGGGATATGAGATTGCATCCGTGGCCGGGACCTCGATGGGAGCCCTGATAGGCGGCATGTTCGCTGCGGGTAAACTCGAACAGGTGAAGGAGCGTGCGTTCGCCCTGGACCGGAAACGGATGCTCGCGCTGGCCGATATCTCCATGGGCCCGGACCATCTTGTGAAAGGGGAGAAAGTGATGGGAATTTTAAGGGAAATCATGCCGGATATTCCCATCGAAACGCTTCCCGTTCCATTCTGTGCGGTGGCGACAGACTTGGCCGACAACAGCGAAGTCGTGTACGATTCGGGAAGTCTGTACGAAGCCATCCGGGCCTCTATCTCCATTCCCGCATTTTTCAAGCCGCAAAGGAACGGAGAGATGCTCCTTATCGACGGCGGCGTTCTCAATCCGCTGCCGCTGAACAGGGTGACACGCAGCGACGGCGACCTGCTCGTGTCCGTCAATGTGAGCGCACACAGCGATATGCGGCTCGAACACCTCCGGGAAACCCGCAAACGGAACCGGACATCGGCCGGCCGGCTGCCTGCGCTGGGGAGGCTGCCCGATGAGAATTTCTATTCCGTGCTGAGCAAAACTTTCGTCATGATGCTCCAGCGCAATGCGGAACTGACGGCACAGCTCTATCCGCCCGACATACGGGTAGATATCCCCATGAACCGATTCGGAGGATGCGATTACGACAAGGCGGCCCGAATCTCTTCGGAAGGGCGCCGCCGGATGCGGGAGGCACTCGAACTATACGAAAAAACGCATAATATCCACTCATCTTCCTCACCCGCATGAAACTGCTGATTCTCTCCTGTTCCACCGGCGAAGGACACAACTCTGCCGGCAAAGCACTTCTCGAATACCTCGAGGAAAATGGGGTGGCGTGCGAAATGACAGACCCCCTCTCGCTCGTGACCTCTCCCGTGTCGCAGATGGTATCGGACGTTTATCTCTTTTCCACCCGCAGGAACCTCTTCAAGACGGTGTACAGGATGGGAGAAACGGTCAGTACCGGTCTTTCGCTCCAGTCGCCTGTCTATATGGCCAACAAGCTCTATGCGAAACGGCTGTACGATTACATCGTCGACAACGGTTTCGACACGGTGGTCTGTACGCATCTTTTCCCGGCCGAAGCCCTGACCGCACTGAAACGAGCAGGACGACTGGACCGGAAAACCGTATTCGTCATGACGGACTATACGTGTATCCCCTTTACGCGGGAGACCGATTTGGATTATTATATCGTCCCTCACGAACACCTGGTCGAGGAGTGTGTCCAAAAGGGACTGCGAAGAGAACGGCTCTTTCCGTTCGGGATTCCGGTACGCCGGGCCTTCCGCGAGCGCATTGCGAAAAGAGAGGCGAGAGTGGCATGTGCGGCGGCCTTCGACAGCGGAGCCGATATGACCGCGAAATGGTTCCTCGTTGCCTCCGGAAGCATGGGGTTCGGCAGTTCGGCCGACCTGATTCGTGAGATTCTGTCGCGCTGCGGAAAAGGTGCCGAGGTCTTCATGGTCTGCGGCAACAACGCGAAACTGCAAACCGTTCTGAAGGCGGAGTTCGGTCGTTTCGACAACATACACCTGTTGGGATTCACTGACCGGATGTCCCTGCTGATGGATGCCTGCGACGTGCTTTTTACGAAACCGGGCGGTCTGTCGAGTACAGAAGCGGCGGTCAAAAACATCCCCATCGTGCATACGGCTCCCATTCCCGGATGCGAAACGCGGAATGCGGAATTTTTCCATTATCACGGCATGTCTTACAGCTCTCTGGAGGTGAAGCAGCAGGTAACCGTTGCGCTTCGGCTTTGCAATGACGATGCGTACCGGCAACGTATGTGCGACAGTCAGCGAACGAACGCCAACGGAGATGCGTGTCGCCGGATACTTGAACTGTTACGCCGATAAACGATATATCCGCCGAATACAAGGAGGGCGCACCGCGGTGCGCCCTCCTTGTCAAAGTCAAATGGTCAAAACGACGCCTGCGGTTATCCAGCGTGGCGGCTGAATCAGTCCCACGAAATCGTAATATTTCGTATCGAGCAGGTTGGTAGCCTCTGCATAGACGGAGAATACGCCCCTGCTCCAACTGAGACGGGCATCCAGCAGCCAATAGGGAGCATAAGCGGTGTCCGGGGTATTGTTGCGGCAGTACCACGATGCCGTCACTTCGGCGGCGAACCCCTTGCCGATATCGATTCCGCACTGTACGGCGGCCTTGTGTTTCATGTAGTCGAGAGCGTATTTGGTGATATGGTCGGCAGCGGCTTTGGATGAAGACATCCAGCCGTAACTCACCGTGATGTGCCGGAGAATCCGCCGGCCACGGTAGGAAGCCTGCATCTCTATCCCGTAGGTATCCAGCTCGGTAAGCTGGGTTGATTTCCATTTCATCCCCTCGGGAGTCTCCGTCTGCACATAGTCGATGATGTCCCGGCCATGGCGGTAATATCCCGAAAGGGCGGCCTGAAAGCGGCCTGCATGGTAGCGCGTTCCCACCCGGTAGGTCATGGCGTGTTCCGGCTTGAGGTCGGGGTTGCCAATGTGGGTGGCATTGGTATAGTATAGGTCCGTAAAGGTCGGGAGGCGCATGGAACGGGTGGCATTGGCGTCGGCGCTCCAGCCTTCCATGATTTGCTGGGTAACGGAGAGGCTCCACGAAGGGAAGGTCCCGTAAGGACTTCCGGCCAGATTCGCCGAACCGGCCAGCGATGTGCCGCCGAGCCGTACCCGATGGCTCAGCCAGCCGTTGAAAATGTTCCGTCCTTTTTCGTGGGTATAAAAAGCGTCCGCTCCCGGCACCCGGATGGGGTGCGTGAGGAGGTCGCCCAGCACGTTGCTGTAGATGTGGTGGTATCGGTAATCCGCTCCGGCCGACGTCTCTCCCGCCGCCCAGCGGAATGCCGCACTGATGCTCGCACCGGCGTTGTCCGTCGTGTGGTAGTTGGGAGTCCATCCTTCGGGAGCCCCTTTGCCTCCGCGGTAAAGCTCGTAACGGTCGTTGTTCTTGCGATAACTTGCATTTGCATTGAGGGTAAACCTGCCGAAACTGCGGTTCCATTTCACCGACGCGAGCGCAGTCTCCGTATGCTCGAACTGGTCGGGGAAAGAGAGTGAGTAGAACCCGTTGGAACCGAAATCCCGTCGCTGATAGCCGGCCTGCATGTCGAACAGTCCGGCTGAAGACGAAGTGTAAGTAATACGCGTGAAAAGATTGGAATTGTTGAAATCGGTATTTTCAATGTATCCGTCACTCCGTCTGACGGAACCGGCGGCCAATACCGAAAGGCCGTTGCGGGTGATGGCTCCGGAGATGTTGGAGTAGAGATAGCCGTAGGCTCCTCCGGAGATTTCCGTCCTCATGTAGTTCGGACGGAGCGGAGTAGTCACCATATTGACCGCTCCCGCGTAGGCCCCGATGCCGGTCAGCCCTTCGATGATGTCTATCGAACCGATGATGTCGATATCGACGGGCAGGCTGTGGCTCTGGTGCCCTGTGCGTGCATCGGTGAAGTCGATGCCGTTGAGAAGGACCATGGTCTGGTCGTAAGTTCCTCCCCGCAGGGAGATGTCCGCCTGTACTCCCTTTCCGCCCCGCTCTCGCACGTCTATCGCGGGATTGAGCCTGAGTACGCCTTCGATAGTCTGCTGAGGCGCGATGCCCAGCGTGTCGCGGCTATACACCGCCGTGGGTGTCACTACACCCCTTGTGGGATTCAGTCTTTCGGCCGTTACCTGCAACGCCTCGATTTCCATTTCGCGTAGCAGCCTCACCGTGTCGGGCTGTGCCGACGCGCTTTTGGCGTTGAGCGTGATGATGGACATCGACAGGGAGAGCACGCCTATCTTCACCACTTTGCCGAGTGAAGCGAACGCGCCGTATCCCTTGCGTGACCAGCGAGTGAAACACCTTACCCCACTTTTAGAACGTTTCTTCATGATTGAAAAGTTTTTAAAAGTGATTGGCCGGAATATCCGGCGGGCCAAAGGTAAATCAATTCCGAATTTCCCGCAAAAGCCGTAGCGGGCACGAATTACGATACCCAAAACCGGACGGAATGGATTCCGTCCCGAAGACTTTTGCGTATATTTGCTTCGAACGAATCGTTTCGCAACCGTACATCGGTCGTTTGAACCGGCATGCACTTGCGTATTTCAACGAATATATTTCCTATCTTTGTATCCATAAAATCGTTACATTCTATGAAGATAAGACGAATCACGGCGGTCGTATTGGCACTTTTCGCCTTAACCGCGACCTTTACTGCCGAAGGACAGGAAAAAAGCCTGAAACGGAAAGTGGCTATCGGACGTTTCTCCAACGAGACCCAGTATGCCAAAAGTATTTTTTACGACAAGGACAACGACCCGATGGGGAAACAGGCTTCCGACCTGCTGTCCGCACGCCTGGCTGCATCGGATAAGTTCCTGTTGATTGAGCGGCAGGATTACGATAAAATCGTCGAAGAGCTCAATACCGGCAACGGACTGTCAAACAGTATCGGTGCCGATTACCTCATCATCGGTTCCATTACCGAATTCGGCCGCAAGACGGTCGGCACGCAAAAGTTGTTCTCAAGCAGCAAAGAACAGATTGTGGAAGCGACCGTCAGCATCCGGCTCGTGGATGTGGCGACCGGCATGATTGTCTTCAGCGGCGAGGCGCAGGGACAGGCATCCACGGAAGACAAACAGGTGTTGGGGCTCGGGAGCACCGCCGACTACGATGCCACGCTGTCCGACAAGGCCATTTCGGCCGCGATAAGCAAACTGGTGGAAAACATCATCAACAAATGTATGGACAATCCGTGGCGGGCCTACCTGCTCAGCTATGACGACGGCGTCTATTTCGTGTCGGGCGGTGCGAGTCAGGGAATAGCGGCAGGCGACCGGTTCGCAGTCGTGGAACGGGGCAAACAGGTGAAAAATCCGCAGACTGGACTGCTGGTGGAACTGCCCGGGAAAACGGTCGGGGAGATTCGGATTGACCAGACGCTGGGTTCGACCGTAGCGGACGAAATCTCCATGGCGACCCTGACCGACGGAGAACTCGACAACGAAACGCTGGAAAAATATTATATAACCGAAATGTAATCGAGCCGATATGAAAAGCAATTGGATTGTCGTCCTGTGCCTGCTGGCCTGCCTTATGTTGCCGTCGTGCGGCCCCCACATGTACAAGACCATGTCGTCCGGTACGGACGATGTCGCTTACGTGATAGTGATTAAGGAGAACACCGACAGAACGTCGTACGACGACGTGCAGCTTGTCATCGACGGCAGCACTTGCTTCTACGGCAAGGTGTATAAGCAGAAGGCCAAACGCAAGGCACCCGTCGTCACGGTGAAGCCGGGCAAACATAACCTGCGCGTGGTTATAGACGGAATCGTGCATGCGGATGAAACCGTTTTCCTTGGATTGCAGGAAACCAAAACGGTGCTGATACGATGAAACGTTGCCGCTTACCGTTCGCCGTCGGTGCCGTGGCGGTCGTATGCGCATCCTGCTCGTCCAACTCCCAGCTATACAACTGGAAAGGATACGAACAGGCGGTATATGCCTATACGCAGACGCCGGACGAACAAAACCTCGAAAAATTGTTGACGGTGTACGACCGGTTGCTCCATGCGCCTGGTGGTGTCCGGATGGTTCCACCGCCGGGAGTGTGTGCGGATTACGGATATCTGTTGCTGATGAACGGAAAAACGGACGAGGGGAAAGCCCTGCTCGAACAGGAAACGGTTTTGTATCCTGAATCCAAAAAGTTTATCGACAGGATTCTAAAGCGTTTTGAATGATGAAAAAGTTCCTGTGGGCCCTTGTTGCAGGGGGATTGTTGTCTTCCTGCTCTACGGTCAGCGTTACGAAATCGCAGCGTTACCCTCAGGTATATGCCGAACGGCCCGTTTCGATTCTGGTGATGCCGCCCATCAACCGCAGTACGAAAGTAGATGCCAAGGCGCTGTTTTACAGCTCGCTGATTGTGCCGTTGAGCCAACGGGGTTATTATGTGTTTCCGCCGCTGCTGACCATGGAAATCCTCAAGGAGGAAAGTGCCTATGATGCGGAGATGTTCGAGGAGAGCTCCATGCAGCCGGTCGGTCGTCTGTTCGGAGTGGATGCAGTTCTCTTTACCACCATCCATGAATGGACGAAAACGACGATTGCCGCACAAGTACAAGTAACGGTAGAATATACGCTGCGCTCTGCAAAAACGGACGCAATCCTGTTTCACCGGAAAGGAACGGTGATTTATAACCCCAATACGAGCAGCGGCAGCGTACTCTTAAACATGTTGGGCGATATGTTGTCTGCTGCTTTGACAAAGGAGATAGAGCTCGGCCGCCAATGCAACGAAGAGGCCATCGGCGATATGCCTGCCGGGGGATACAGCCCCGTGTTCGGTCAGGACGGTAACGAAAATGCGGGAAGCGAGGAGTTCAGCGCCTCCTTCTTTCGATGAAAAACAGTTCGGGGAACTTTCTTCAAGGTTCCCCGAACCGTTTTTACGGTATCGTCCTGTAGGTGAACAGAAATGTCATCACAGACAATGAAAAGAATACGGGAATGATGAACATTCCCGTATTTCGTTAATTTCATGAAACATGACATATCTCATATTATGCTCTGCTTCATGCGTGTTACAGCCCGCCGCTTTCGAGCAGCAAGCCCGCCGCGAATTTGCGGCGTTCCGAAACCGGACAGGTTACAGGACTACTGCATGTTCTTGCCGTTCCTGAACCGATGACGACGAAGAGGCGGCAGCGTCGGTCATGCTTCCCTTACTTGTACGACGCTTCGTAAATGGCGACGCAGTCGTCTATACTGAGCTCCGAACGGTCGTTGGCGAACAGTCCGCCCATCGTATCGTAAGCATTGAAGGCCATCTTCCGAAACTCTTCCGGTTTGATACCGTAATCCGACATCCGCAGGCCATCTACTCCACATGCATGCTGCAGGTTCATAAGCGCCGTAATGAAATCCTCCGGAGCCGATGTTCCGGTCATGCCCATGGCTTGCGCCAACCGTACGAAACGGTCGTCGCAGACGTGCTTTCCGATGAAATGGGAAAAGTATGCCCGGCTTATCATTATCAGTCCCGCCCCGTGCGGCAAATCCTGATGGAAGGCCGACATGGCATGTTCGAGAGAGTGCTGGCTCGTTGTTCCGCTGACGTGCATCACGATACCCGAAAGGGTATTGCCGAAGGCCACGCGGGTACGTGCCTCCAGGTCGTCGCCGTGCTCTACGGCACTGGGAAGAGCTGCCGTCACGTGTTCCACAGCCGTGAGGGCGAGCATGTCGGACATGAGGTTCGCTTGTCCGGACAGATAGCTCTCCACACTGTGAAACAGTGCATCGAACCCCTGGTATGCAGTGAACCGGGGTGGAACGGTAACCATCAGTTCGGGGTCCACAATGGCCAGAACGGGAAACGAGTCGTCGGTTCCGAACCCGATTTTTTCATGCGTCTCCTCGTTGGTAATGACTCCCCAGGGGTCTGCCTCTGACCCCGTACCCGCCGTAGTCGTAATAGCGACGACAGGAAGCGGTTTATGCTTCAACGGCAAGCCCTTTCCCGTGCCGGCCGGAACATAGTCCCAATAGTCTCCGTCGTTCGTCGCCATGAACGATATGGCTTTCGACGCGTCCATAACACTGCCGCCGCCGAGCGCCACGATAAAGTCGCAGCCATTTTCCCGGGCGAACGACGCGCCGGCCATTACGGTCGATTTCAGCGGATTCGCTTCGATACGGTCGAAAATCACCGTGGCCACACCGGCATTCTGCAGTTGGTTGACCGTTCTCGACAGGTAGCCGGAGGCTTTCGTGGAACGTCCGTTTGAAATCACGACCAAAGCCTTTCTACCCGGCAACGCCTGTTTGTGAAGGTCGTTCAGCCGACCTGCCCCGAAGAGTATCCGCGTAGGACAGAAAAATCCAAAATCCATTTTTGCTTCCATGATATATCGCAGTTTAAAAGTCGGTACTTTTTCCGTACGGTGCAAAATTACCGGCACAGACTTCCCCCGGCATTATATGGATTACGGATTGTATTACCACTATTCCGGATATACATTCCCGCATATTGCCGAACGGAAGAAAAGGGATACCTTTGCATGGTACGATACCAATAACAAAACCGTTATGGAAGAGATAATGCAACTCGACAACGTTTTCCAGTACAACGAACTGCTACACTGCGAAACGCTTCATCCGCTCGTCAATGTCATAGATTTCTCGACATGCACCCCGGCAGAGCATATCCGTTTTTGTCTCGGCTTCTATGCTGTATTCCTCAAGGACGTGAAATGCGGCGACATACAGTACGGACGGAGCACGTACGATTACCAGGAAGGAACGCTCGTATTCATCGCTCCGGGACAGTGCGTCGGCATCACCCGGCGCGGGGAGATGTTTCAGCCCAAAGGATGGGCCTTGCTGTTCCACCCCGACTTCATCCGGGGAACGCAGCTCGGTCGCAACATTCGGAATTACACCTTCTTTTCATACGCTGTCAATGAAGCCCTCCATCTTTCTCAACAGGAGCGCGGTACGATTGTCGACTGTCTGCACAACATCCGGGCCGAGCTGCAGCACCCGATAGACCGGCACAGCCGCACGCTGATAATAAACAACATCGAAATGTTTCTGAACTACTGCATCCGTTTTTACGACCGACAGTTCGTCACGCGCAGCGAAATTGCCAACAAGGACATCCTGTCGCGTTTCGAGGAGATTCTGAACGGCTACTTCCGTTCGGACAGGCCACAGACCATAGGGCTGCCGACGGTACAGTACTGCGCCCGAGAACTGCATCTGTCTCCCAACTATTTTGGCGACCTGATTAAAAAGGAGACGGGCAAGACGGCGCAGGAACACATCCAGCTCTACGTGATAGATACCGCCAAAGAACGGATAGCCGACCGGGGACTTTCGATAAGCGAGATAGCCTACGACCTGGGATTCAAATATCCGGCCCATTTCACCCGGCTTTTCAAAAACGTGGTGGGATGTACCCCGAACGAATACAGGGCGACGTGCTAAGGGGAAAAAGGGAACGGAAGTCGATGACTTCCGTTCTCGTTTTCGATTGTATCATGCCTATTCAGCCTCCTCTTCCTCCTTCATGTTGTGGAAGACATTCACTACGTCGTCGTCTTCTTCCAACTTCTCGATGAGTTTGTGGACCGATTGCCGCTGCTCCTCCGGAAGTTCCTTGGTGTCGGTCGGAATACGGATGAATTCGCCGCTCGTTATCTCCATGCCGTGCCCCTCGAGGTAGGCCTGTATCTGACCGTAGGATTCGAACGGGCCGTAAATATTGATTTGATTCTCGTCGTCCACGAACACTTCGTCCACTTCGAAATCGATAAGGTCGAGTTCAAGCTGGTCGAGGTCGATATCCTCCTTGTAAGGGGTCTTGAAGATGGCCTTGTGGACAAACATGAAACTTACGCTTCCGCTCGTTCCAAGCGCACCTCCCATCTTGTTGAAATAACTCCGGACATTGGCTACCGTCCGGGTGGGATTGTCGGTCGCGGTTTCGACGAGGATGGCGATGCCATGAGGACCGTATCCTTCGTAGACCATCTCCTTGTAGTCGGACGTATCTTTCGAAATAGCCCTTTTGATGGCCCTCTCGATATTGTCTTTCGGCATGTTCTCCGCCTTGGCATTCTGGATGAGCAACCTCAGACGGGTATTGCTCGCGGGGTCGGGGCCGGCCTGTTGTACCGATACCTCTATGGCTTTTCCTATCTTGGTAAATGTCCGCGCCATGTGGCCCCAGCGTTTCAGCTTCGTGGCCTTACGATATTCGAATGCCCTTCCCATGTGTATTGCAAGTCTGTTATTGAGTTGTTTTTTCAGGAACACAAAAGTATAACCTTTTCGATAAAAAGACAAAAAAACGGCTTACTTTTGCAAATGCAAAATCCGAAGGCATGAAGGAGGAAATAGAGAGGGCCGTGGAGGTGCTGCGCAGGGGAGGTATCATTCTTTACCCGACCGATACGGTATGGGGAATAGGCTGCGATGCAACCGACGAGACTGCGGTGGAGAGGGTCTATCAACTGAAACGTTCCTGCAACAAGAAGGGCATGATTGTGCTGACAGAGAGCATCGACCGCGTGGGATGCTACTTCAGAAACGTCCCGGCCGTAGCTTGGGATCTGCTCGAATGTGCAGACAAGCCGCTGACACTCATCCTACCAGGAGCCTGCGGCGTGGCGAAAAATCTGGTGCCGGAGGAGGGAACGCTTGCAGTCCGCGTCCCCAACCACGCATTCTGCCGGAACCTGCTGCACCGATTCGGCCGGCCGCTGGTATCGACCTCGGCGAACATCTCCGGCGAGGCTACCCCGAAAGGGTTCGGCGATATTGCCGAAGAGATACGTGCGGGTGTCGATTACACGGTCGATATCCGCTGCGAAGGCGCTCCCACCCGCAAGGCATCCTCCATCATCATGCTCGGAGAGGATGGAGAAGTGAAAATCATCAGAGAATAAGCCTATGGGCAAATACATCGAAAGCGATATACAGATACGGTTCGCCGACGCGGACAGCCTCGGCCATATCAACAACGTGAATCTGCAGCACTATTTCGACGTCGGAAAGATGGAATTCTACGAAAAAGTGCTCGGCAAGACCATCGACCCCGACGCGGAGAGCCTGATACTCGTATCTATACACACCAACTACCACCGCCAGAGCAGGCTCCATTCGCAACTCGTCGTACGGACGTGGGTGGAGAAGATAGGCAATTCGAGCGTGACCATCTTCCAGCACCTTATCGACCGCGCCGACGGCGGCATCAATGCCGATTGCCGTTCGGTCGCCGTCGGCTACGACTTTCTCCGACAGGAGTCCTTTCCGCTGAAAAAGGAGTGGCGTGCGAAAATGGAAGAGTATCTGCGGCAGGAGTAATGTTTCGACACATTGTCGGGATTGTTATTGGTTCACCTGTATGCAAATTTCAGGCCTTCGGCCGGCAGAGTTTCATATTGAGTATGAACTTCATCCAAGCAAGTTGTATCGACCATGATACCGACTTAGAACTTTGACAGCAAAAACGATGAAACAATATCCCGCCAAACCGTTTGTAAAATGGGCCGGAGGCAAAGGCCAGCTGTTGACAACATTGGGCCAGGCATTACCCGAGACGTTCTGCAACATAGAAGATGCTGTCTATATCGAACCTTTTGTCGGGGGAGGGGCTATGCTCTTCTTTATGTTGCAAAACTTCGGCAATATCAAAAAAGCCGTTATCAGTGACGTAAACACCAATTTAATCAAAGCATACGAAGTAATCAAGGACACTCCCGAACGTCTTGTCGGCATCCTATCGAAAATTCAGGATACATATTGGAAAATCCCGGAAACAGATAAACGGAAAGAGTTCTATCTCGACATACGCCAAAAGTTCAATCAGGGCGGGCTGTCCGATATCGATAATACGGCATATTTTATTTTTTTAAACAGAACCTGTTTCAACGGTTTGTACCGCGTAAACTCCAAAGGTCAGTTCAATGTTCCTTTCGGCAAGTATACCAACCCTACCATTTGTGATGAACGAACTATTTATGCGGACAGTCTTTTGCTGCAAAAGGTAGAGGTACTGTACGGCGATTTTGAACAGACTGAAAAATTCGCAATTGCGGATAATACATTCATATATTGCGA
Proteins encoded:
- a CDS encoding DNA adenine methylase, encoding MKQYPAKPFVKWAGGKGQLLTTLGQALPETFCNIEDAVYIEPFVGGGAMLFFMLQNFGNIKKAVISDVNTNLIKAYEVIKDTPERLVGILSKIQDTYWKIPETDKRKEFYLDIRQKFNQGGLSDIDNTAYFIFLNRTCFNGLYRVNSKGQFNVPFGKYTNPTICDERTIYADSLLLQKVEVLYGDFEQTEKFAIADNTFIYCDPPYRPLTATANFSAYSVQSFSDADQIRLKKYADRLSLKHCFLMLSNADCREWNPEDNFLDELYREYHINRIQAVRCINANAAKRGKLPELLIRNYQD